Proteins encoded together in one Passer domesticus isolate bPasDom1 chromosome 6, bPasDom1.hap1, whole genome shotgun sequence window:
- the LOC135303155 gene encoding cytosolic phospholipase A2 epsilon-like isoform X2: MAWGVFVAGILVRTRGLSDECPCCSFVVKIIRMKNLRKADLFSQTDCYISLSLPTASPETVRTKTIKNCKDPVWNETFCFRIQSQVKNILEMKVYDENTVAKDNLLFTVLFDVAKIQLGETVHLTFQLNPKTQEILEVEFTSESIPVPPEKLVTNGVLVSREISCLEVLVDNRWTKKEPSEKDFLFSVKGSYEKSQILSLGSFWQPLKPLNFHYTKYRLSELCMALADKRPHFCSSTSGEDKKDCHASLAIPLDSLPFSEKVAVAKDETINLHLKSNDWSRNLDVRLEFDLCTEEKNFLPKRKKFVASALKKALHLEQDLEDHEVPVVAVMTTGGGTRALTSLLGNLLGLQKLGLLDAISYITGSSGSTWTLSHLYQSADWSHKDLSRPISEIRRHMTKCKLSCFSLESMKYYAKELKLRKQEGYQISSVDFWGLLLEKALDDGKNNHKLSDEQEALSQGQNPLPIYMILNIKEDYSLSEFKEWVEFTPYEVGFLKYGAFIRAEDFGSEFFMGRLMKKLPESRICFMKGLWSNVFSYNLLDAWHSSNPTQRRSLRCTQHSTVDTGEEPSPSDRRHELETYLVTPECGIMGIIRQILTERVMVSKFYNFLKGFQLHNEYLQNKNFCIWKDTVLEHFPNQLTQTAEFMCLADTAGYIDISYPPLMRPERKVDVVLHLNYSSGSQTLPLEEASKYFQKQGIPFPKIQMSEEEKKNLKECYIFEDTETPEAPTVVFFPLVNDSFRKYKAPGVERSPAEMAQGNVDVSTIFSPYCLNSFTYTEEDFDKLIELTSYNIQNNQHLILQALNSAIQQKRQHKK; encoded by the exons ATGGCCTGGGGTGTGTTTGTGGCTGGAATTCTGGTCAGGACAAGAGGACTT aGTGATGAATGCCCCTGCTGTTCATTCGTTGTGAAAATCATAAGAATGAAAAATCTGAGAAAGGCAGACCTGT TTAGCCAAACTGATTGCTACATAAGCCTGTCTTTGCCCACTGCTTCCCCGGAGACTGTCCGGACCAAAACCATTAAGAACTGCAAAGATCCAGTGTGGAATGAAACATTTTGCTTCAGGATCCAGAGCCAAGTAAAG AATATTCTTGAGATGAAGGTCTATGATGAAAATACAGTCGCTAAAGATAACCTCCTCTTCACTGTTCTCTTTGATGTTGCCAAAATCCAGCTTGGAGAAACTGTTCACTTGACATTTCAGCTAAATCCAAAG ACGCAGGAGATACTAGAAGTTGAGTTTACATCGGAGAGCAT tccAGTCCCTCCTGAAAAGCTTGTGACTAATGGTGTATTAGTG TCTCGTGAAATTTCCTGCTTGGAAGTCCTGGTGGACAACAGATGGACAAAAAAAGAACCTTCAG aaaaagactTCTTATTTTCAGTGAAGGGATCATATGAGAAGAGCCAGATCCTGTCGCTGGGCTCTTTCTGGCAACCTCTGAAGCCCCTGAACTTCCATTACACCAAGTACAGACTGTCAGAGCTGTGCATGGCTCTAGCAGACAAGAGACCTCATTTCTGCTCG agtaCTTCAGGTGAAGACAAAAAAGACTGCCATGCATCCCTTGCTATTCCTCTGGATTCACTTCCATTCAGTGAGAAAGTGGCAGTAGCAAAG GATGAGACAATCAATTTACATCTGAAGTCAAATGACTG GTCCAGAAACTTAGATGTTCGCTTGGAGTTTGATCTATGTACAGAGGAGAAAAATTTCCTACCGAAAAGGAAGAAGTTTGTGGCTTCTGCTCTGAAAAAAGCACTACATTTAGAGCAAGACCTAGAAGATCATGAG GTACCAGTTGTAGCAGTGATGACAACAGGAGGTGGCACCCGGGCACTGACATCTCTGTTAGGAAACCTGTTGGGTCTTCAAAAGCTGGGTCTCTTGGATGCTATCTCATACATCACTGGGTCATCTGGTTCAACATG GACTTTGTCACATTTGTATCAGAGTGCTGACTGGTCACACAAGGATCTATCAAGACCTATTAGTGAAATCCGCAGACATATGACCAAGTGCAAGCTAAGCTGCTTTTCCCTGGAGAGCATGAAGTACTACGCAAAGGAGCTAAAACTGCGGAAGCAAGAGGGATACCAGATCTCTAGTGTTGATTTTTGGGGACTTCTGCTGGAAAAAGCATTAGACGATGGG AAAAATAACCACAAACTCTCAGATGAGCAAGAGGCATTGAGTCAGGGTCAAAATCCCCTACCTATCTACATGATCCTCAACATCAAAGAAGATTACAGCCTTTCAGAGTTCAAAG AATGGGTGGAGTTCACCCCTTATGAGGTTGGGTTCTTAAAATATGGTGCCTTCATTCGTGCTGAGGATTTTGGCAGTGAGTTCTTCATGGGTCGCCTGATGAAGAAGCTTCCTGAGTCCCGAATCTGCTTCATGAAAG GCCTATGGAGCAATGTCTTTTCATACAACCTCCTGGATGCCTGGCATTCATCAAATCCTACACAGAGGCGCTCACTGAGgtgcacccagcacagcactgtTGATACTG GAGAAGAGCCTTCTCCATCGGACAGGAGACATGAGTTGGAGACTTACTTGGTCACCCCTGAATGTGGCATCATGGGCATCATTCGGCAGATCCTGACAGAGCGGGTGATGGTTTCAAAgttctacaacttcctgaagggattCCAGCTGCACAATGAATACCTTCAGAACAAAAACTTCTGTATATGGAAAG ATACTGTACTGGAGCATTTCCCCAACCAACTGACACAAACAGCAGAGTTCATGTGCCTGGCTGACACAGCGGGATACATCGACATCAGCTACCCACCACTCATGAGGCCAGAGAGGAAAGTGGATGTTGTCCTGCACTTAAACTATTCTTCTGGATCACAGACCTTG CCCTTGGAAGAAGCCTCCAAATACTTTCAAAAGCAGGGAATCCCATTTCCCAAAATCCAAATGagtgaagaagagaaaaaaaatctaaaggaGTGCTACATCTTTGAAGATACAGAAACCCCAGAGGCACCAACTGTGGTGTTTTTCCCACTGGTGAATGACTCCTTCAGAAAATACAAAGCGCCTG GTGTGGAGCGCAGCCCTGCTGAGATGGCTCAGGGCAACGTGGATGTCTctaccattttttccccctactgCTTAAACAGCTTTACCTACACAGAGGAGGACTTTGACAAGCTGATAGAACTGACCAGCTACAACATTCAGAACAACCAGCATCTGATCCTTCAGGCTTTGAATTCAGCCATACAGCAGAAACGACAGCACAAAAAATAA
- the LOC135303155 gene encoding cytosolic phospholipase A2 epsilon-like isoform X3 produces the protein MNESGERKNLSCYSVSQTDCYISLSLPTASPETVRTKTIKNCKDPVWNETFCFRIQSQVKNILEMKVYDENTVAKDNLLFTVLFDVAKIQLGETVHLTFQLNPKTQEILEVEFTSESIPVPPEKLVTNGVLVSREISCLEVLVDNRWTKKEPSEKDFLFSVKGSYEKSQILSLGSFWQPLKPLNFHYTKYRLSELCMALADKRPHFCSSTSGEDKKDCHASLAIPLDSLPFSEKVAVAKDETINLHLKSNDWSRNLDVRLEFDLCTEEKNFLPKRKKFVASALKKALHLEQDLEDHEVPVVAVMTTGGGTRALTSLLGNLLGLQKLGLLDAISYITGSSGSTWTLSHLYQSADWSHKDLSRPISEIRRHMTKCKLSCFSLESMKYYAKELKLRKQEGYQISSVDFWGLLLEKALDDGKNNHKLSDEQEALSQGQNPLPIYMILNIKEDYSLSEFKEWVEFTPYEVGFLKYGAFIRAEDFGSEFFMGRLMKKLPESRICFMKGLWSNVFSYNLLDAWHSSNPTQRRSLRCTQHSTVDTGEEPSPSDRRHELETYLVTPECGIMGIIRQILTERVMVSKFYNFLKGFQLHNEYLQNKNFCIWKDTVLEHFPNQLTQTAEFMCLADTAGYIDISYPPLMRPERKVDVVLHLNYSSGSQTLPLEEASKYFQKQGIPFPKIQMSEEEKKNLKECYIFEDTETPEAPTVVFFPLVNDSFRKYKAPGVERSPAEMAQGNVDVSTIFSPYCLNSFTYTEEDFDKLIELTSYNIQNNQHLILQALNSAIQQKRQHKK, from the exons ATGAATGAAagtggagagagaaaaaatctCAGCTGTTACTCAG TTAGCCAAACTGATTGCTACATAAGCCTGTCTTTGCCCACTGCTTCCCCGGAGACTGTCCGGACCAAAACCATTAAGAACTGCAAAGATCCAGTGTGGAATGAAACATTTTGCTTCAGGATCCAGAGCCAAGTAAAG AATATTCTTGAGATGAAGGTCTATGATGAAAATACAGTCGCTAAAGATAACCTCCTCTTCACTGTTCTCTTTGATGTTGCCAAAATCCAGCTTGGAGAAACTGTTCACTTGACATTTCAGCTAAATCCAAAG ACGCAGGAGATACTAGAAGTTGAGTTTACATCGGAGAGCAT tccAGTCCCTCCTGAAAAGCTTGTGACTAATGGTGTATTAGTG TCTCGTGAAATTTCCTGCTTGGAAGTCCTGGTGGACAACAGATGGACAAAAAAAGAACCTTCAG aaaaagactTCTTATTTTCAGTGAAGGGATCATATGAGAAGAGCCAGATCCTGTCGCTGGGCTCTTTCTGGCAACCTCTGAAGCCCCTGAACTTCCATTACACCAAGTACAGACTGTCAGAGCTGTGCATGGCTCTAGCAGACAAGAGACCTCATTTCTGCTCG agtaCTTCAGGTGAAGACAAAAAAGACTGCCATGCATCCCTTGCTATTCCTCTGGATTCACTTCCATTCAGTGAGAAAGTGGCAGTAGCAAAG GATGAGACAATCAATTTACATCTGAAGTCAAATGACTG GTCCAGAAACTTAGATGTTCGCTTGGAGTTTGATCTATGTACAGAGGAGAAAAATTTCCTACCGAAAAGGAAGAAGTTTGTGGCTTCTGCTCTGAAAAAAGCACTACATTTAGAGCAAGACCTAGAAGATCATGAG GTACCAGTTGTAGCAGTGATGACAACAGGAGGTGGCACCCGGGCACTGACATCTCTGTTAGGAAACCTGTTGGGTCTTCAAAAGCTGGGTCTCTTGGATGCTATCTCATACATCACTGGGTCATCTGGTTCAACATG GACTTTGTCACATTTGTATCAGAGTGCTGACTGGTCACACAAGGATCTATCAAGACCTATTAGTGAAATCCGCAGACATATGACCAAGTGCAAGCTAAGCTGCTTTTCCCTGGAGAGCATGAAGTACTACGCAAAGGAGCTAAAACTGCGGAAGCAAGAGGGATACCAGATCTCTAGTGTTGATTTTTGGGGACTTCTGCTGGAAAAAGCATTAGACGATGGG AAAAATAACCACAAACTCTCAGATGAGCAAGAGGCATTGAGTCAGGGTCAAAATCCCCTACCTATCTACATGATCCTCAACATCAAAGAAGATTACAGCCTTTCAGAGTTCAAAG AATGGGTGGAGTTCACCCCTTATGAGGTTGGGTTCTTAAAATATGGTGCCTTCATTCGTGCTGAGGATTTTGGCAGTGAGTTCTTCATGGGTCGCCTGATGAAGAAGCTTCCTGAGTCCCGAATCTGCTTCATGAAAG GCCTATGGAGCAATGTCTTTTCATACAACCTCCTGGATGCCTGGCATTCATCAAATCCTACACAGAGGCGCTCACTGAGgtgcacccagcacagcactgtTGATACTG GAGAAGAGCCTTCTCCATCGGACAGGAGACATGAGTTGGAGACTTACTTGGTCACCCCTGAATGTGGCATCATGGGCATCATTCGGCAGATCCTGACAGAGCGGGTGATGGTTTCAAAgttctacaacttcctgaagggattCCAGCTGCACAATGAATACCTTCAGAACAAAAACTTCTGTATATGGAAAG ATACTGTACTGGAGCATTTCCCCAACCAACTGACACAAACAGCAGAGTTCATGTGCCTGGCTGACACAGCGGGATACATCGACATCAGCTACCCACCACTCATGAGGCCAGAGAGGAAAGTGGATGTTGTCCTGCACTTAAACTATTCTTCTGGATCACAGACCTTG CCCTTGGAAGAAGCCTCCAAATACTTTCAAAAGCAGGGAATCCCATTTCCCAAAATCCAAATGagtgaagaagagaaaaaaaatctaaaggaGTGCTACATCTTTGAAGATACAGAAACCCCAGAGGCACCAACTGTGGTGTTTTTCCCACTGGTGAATGACTCCTTCAGAAAATACAAAGCGCCTG GTGTGGAGCGCAGCCCTGCTGAGATGGCTCAGGGCAACGTGGATGTCTctaccattttttccccctactgCTTAAACAGCTTTACCTACACAGAGGAGGACTTTGACAAGCTGATAGAACTGACCAGCTACAACATTCAGAACAACCAGCATCTGATCCTTCAGGCTTTGAATTCAGCCATACAGCAGAAACGACAGCACAAAAAATAA
- the LOC135303155 gene encoding cytosolic phospholipase A2 epsilon-like isoform X1 yields MNESGERKNLSCYSGYVETETSLVTNLVGVKCGSSDCETLFLLLLRVSSLAKDWTNLSVSQTDCYISLSLPTASPETVRTKTIKNCKDPVWNETFCFRIQSQVKNILEMKVYDENTVAKDNLLFTVLFDVAKIQLGETVHLTFQLNPKTQEILEVEFTSESIPVPPEKLVTNGVLVSREISCLEVLVDNRWTKKEPSEKDFLFSVKGSYEKSQILSLGSFWQPLKPLNFHYTKYRLSELCMALADKRPHFCSSTSGEDKKDCHASLAIPLDSLPFSEKVAVAKDETINLHLKSNDWSRNLDVRLEFDLCTEEKNFLPKRKKFVASALKKALHLEQDLEDHEVPVVAVMTTGGGTRALTSLLGNLLGLQKLGLLDAISYITGSSGSTWTLSHLYQSADWSHKDLSRPISEIRRHMTKCKLSCFSLESMKYYAKELKLRKQEGYQISSVDFWGLLLEKALDDGKNNHKLSDEQEALSQGQNPLPIYMILNIKEDYSLSEFKEWVEFTPYEVGFLKYGAFIRAEDFGSEFFMGRLMKKLPESRICFMKGLWSNVFSYNLLDAWHSSNPTQRRSLRCTQHSTVDTGEEPSPSDRRHELETYLVTPECGIMGIIRQILTERVMVSKFYNFLKGFQLHNEYLQNKNFCIWKDTVLEHFPNQLTQTAEFMCLADTAGYIDISYPPLMRPERKVDVVLHLNYSSGSQTLPLEEASKYFQKQGIPFPKIQMSEEEKKNLKECYIFEDTETPEAPTVVFFPLVNDSFRKYKAPGVERSPAEMAQGNVDVSTIFSPYCLNSFTYTEEDFDKLIELTSYNIQNNQHLILQALNSAIQQKRQHKK; encoded by the exons ATGAATGAAagtggagagagaaaaaatctCAGCTGTTACTCAG GCTATGTTGAGACTGAGACCTCACTGGTTACTAACCTAGTTGGTGTTAAATGTGGATCATCAGATTGTGAGACTCTGTTTTTGCTCTTATTAAGGGTGAGCAGCCTTGCTAAAGACTGGACTAACCTCTCAG TTAGCCAAACTGATTGCTACATAAGCCTGTCTTTGCCCACTGCTTCCCCGGAGACTGTCCGGACCAAAACCATTAAGAACTGCAAAGATCCAGTGTGGAATGAAACATTTTGCTTCAGGATCCAGAGCCAAGTAAAG AATATTCTTGAGATGAAGGTCTATGATGAAAATACAGTCGCTAAAGATAACCTCCTCTTCACTGTTCTCTTTGATGTTGCCAAAATCCAGCTTGGAGAAACTGTTCACTTGACATTTCAGCTAAATCCAAAG ACGCAGGAGATACTAGAAGTTGAGTTTACATCGGAGAGCAT tccAGTCCCTCCTGAAAAGCTTGTGACTAATGGTGTATTAGTG TCTCGTGAAATTTCCTGCTTGGAAGTCCTGGTGGACAACAGATGGACAAAAAAAGAACCTTCAG aaaaagactTCTTATTTTCAGTGAAGGGATCATATGAGAAGAGCCAGATCCTGTCGCTGGGCTCTTTCTGGCAACCTCTGAAGCCCCTGAACTTCCATTACACCAAGTACAGACTGTCAGAGCTGTGCATGGCTCTAGCAGACAAGAGACCTCATTTCTGCTCG agtaCTTCAGGTGAAGACAAAAAAGACTGCCATGCATCCCTTGCTATTCCTCTGGATTCACTTCCATTCAGTGAGAAAGTGGCAGTAGCAAAG GATGAGACAATCAATTTACATCTGAAGTCAAATGACTG GTCCAGAAACTTAGATGTTCGCTTGGAGTTTGATCTATGTACAGAGGAGAAAAATTTCCTACCGAAAAGGAAGAAGTTTGTGGCTTCTGCTCTGAAAAAAGCACTACATTTAGAGCAAGACCTAGAAGATCATGAG GTACCAGTTGTAGCAGTGATGACAACAGGAGGTGGCACCCGGGCACTGACATCTCTGTTAGGAAACCTGTTGGGTCTTCAAAAGCTGGGTCTCTTGGATGCTATCTCATACATCACTGGGTCATCTGGTTCAACATG GACTTTGTCACATTTGTATCAGAGTGCTGACTGGTCACACAAGGATCTATCAAGACCTATTAGTGAAATCCGCAGACATATGACCAAGTGCAAGCTAAGCTGCTTTTCCCTGGAGAGCATGAAGTACTACGCAAAGGAGCTAAAACTGCGGAAGCAAGAGGGATACCAGATCTCTAGTGTTGATTTTTGGGGACTTCTGCTGGAAAAAGCATTAGACGATGGG AAAAATAACCACAAACTCTCAGATGAGCAAGAGGCATTGAGTCAGGGTCAAAATCCCCTACCTATCTACATGATCCTCAACATCAAAGAAGATTACAGCCTTTCAGAGTTCAAAG AATGGGTGGAGTTCACCCCTTATGAGGTTGGGTTCTTAAAATATGGTGCCTTCATTCGTGCTGAGGATTTTGGCAGTGAGTTCTTCATGGGTCGCCTGATGAAGAAGCTTCCTGAGTCCCGAATCTGCTTCATGAAAG GCCTATGGAGCAATGTCTTTTCATACAACCTCCTGGATGCCTGGCATTCATCAAATCCTACACAGAGGCGCTCACTGAGgtgcacccagcacagcactgtTGATACTG GAGAAGAGCCTTCTCCATCGGACAGGAGACATGAGTTGGAGACTTACTTGGTCACCCCTGAATGTGGCATCATGGGCATCATTCGGCAGATCCTGACAGAGCGGGTGATGGTTTCAAAgttctacaacttcctgaagggattCCAGCTGCACAATGAATACCTTCAGAACAAAAACTTCTGTATATGGAAAG ATACTGTACTGGAGCATTTCCCCAACCAACTGACACAAACAGCAGAGTTCATGTGCCTGGCTGACACAGCGGGATACATCGACATCAGCTACCCACCACTCATGAGGCCAGAGAGGAAAGTGGATGTTGTCCTGCACTTAAACTATTCTTCTGGATCACAGACCTTG CCCTTGGAAGAAGCCTCCAAATACTTTCAAAAGCAGGGAATCCCATTTCCCAAAATCCAAATGagtgaagaagagaaaaaaaatctaaaggaGTGCTACATCTTTGAAGATACAGAAACCCCAGAGGCACCAACTGTGGTGTTTTTCCCACTGGTGAATGACTCCTTCAGAAAATACAAAGCGCCTG GTGTGGAGCGCAGCCCTGCTGAGATGGCTCAGGGCAACGTGGATGTCTctaccattttttccccctactgCTTAAACAGCTTTACCTACACAGAGGAGGACTTTGACAAGCTGATAGAACTGACCAGCTACAACATTCAGAACAACCAGCATCTGATCCTTCAGGCTTTGAATTCAGCCATACAGCAGAAACGACAGCACAAAAAATAA
- the LOC135303155 gene encoding cytosolic phospholipase A2 epsilon-like isoform X4: MKVYDENTVAKDNLLFTVLFDVAKIQLGETVHLTFQLNPKTQEILEVEFTSESIPVPPEKLVTNGVLVSREISCLEVLVDNRWTKKEPSEKDFLFSVKGSYEKSQILSLGSFWQPLKPLNFHYTKYRLSELCMALADKRPHFCSSTSGEDKKDCHASLAIPLDSLPFSEKVAVAKDETINLHLKSNDWSRNLDVRLEFDLCTEEKNFLPKRKKFVASALKKALHLEQDLEDHEVPVVAVMTTGGGTRALTSLLGNLLGLQKLGLLDAISYITGSSGSTWTLSHLYQSADWSHKDLSRPISEIRRHMTKCKLSCFSLESMKYYAKELKLRKQEGYQISSVDFWGLLLEKALDDGKNNHKLSDEQEALSQGQNPLPIYMILNIKEDYSLSEFKEWVEFTPYEVGFLKYGAFIRAEDFGSEFFMGRLMKKLPESRICFMKGLWSNVFSYNLLDAWHSSNPTQRRSLRCTQHSTVDTGEEPSPSDRRHELETYLVTPECGIMGIIRQILTERVMVSKFYNFLKGFQLHNEYLQNKNFCIWKDTVLEHFPNQLTQTAEFMCLADTAGYIDISYPPLMRPERKVDVVLHLNYSSGSQTLPLEEASKYFQKQGIPFPKIQMSEEEKKNLKECYIFEDTETPEAPTVVFFPLVNDSFRKYKAPGVERSPAEMAQGNVDVSTIFSPYCLNSFTYTEEDFDKLIELTSYNIQNNQHLILQALNSAIQQKRQHKK; the protein is encoded by the exons ATGAAGGTCTATGATGAAAATACAGTCGCTAAAGATAACCTCCTCTTCACTGTTCTCTTTGATGTTGCCAAAATCCAGCTTGGAGAAACTGTTCACTTGACATTTCAGCTAAATCCAAAG ACGCAGGAGATACTAGAAGTTGAGTTTACATCGGAGAGCAT tccAGTCCCTCCTGAAAAGCTTGTGACTAATGGTGTATTAGTG TCTCGTGAAATTTCCTGCTTGGAAGTCCTGGTGGACAACAGATGGACAAAAAAAGAACCTTCAG aaaaagactTCTTATTTTCAGTGAAGGGATCATATGAGAAGAGCCAGATCCTGTCGCTGGGCTCTTTCTGGCAACCTCTGAAGCCCCTGAACTTCCATTACACCAAGTACAGACTGTCAGAGCTGTGCATGGCTCTAGCAGACAAGAGACCTCATTTCTGCTCG agtaCTTCAGGTGAAGACAAAAAAGACTGCCATGCATCCCTTGCTATTCCTCTGGATTCACTTCCATTCAGTGAGAAAGTGGCAGTAGCAAAG GATGAGACAATCAATTTACATCTGAAGTCAAATGACTG GTCCAGAAACTTAGATGTTCGCTTGGAGTTTGATCTATGTACAGAGGAGAAAAATTTCCTACCGAAAAGGAAGAAGTTTGTGGCTTCTGCTCTGAAAAAAGCACTACATTTAGAGCAAGACCTAGAAGATCATGAG GTACCAGTTGTAGCAGTGATGACAACAGGAGGTGGCACCCGGGCACTGACATCTCTGTTAGGAAACCTGTTGGGTCTTCAAAAGCTGGGTCTCTTGGATGCTATCTCATACATCACTGGGTCATCTGGTTCAACATG GACTTTGTCACATTTGTATCAGAGTGCTGACTGGTCACACAAGGATCTATCAAGACCTATTAGTGAAATCCGCAGACATATGACCAAGTGCAAGCTAAGCTGCTTTTCCCTGGAGAGCATGAAGTACTACGCAAAGGAGCTAAAACTGCGGAAGCAAGAGGGATACCAGATCTCTAGTGTTGATTTTTGGGGACTTCTGCTGGAAAAAGCATTAGACGATGGG AAAAATAACCACAAACTCTCAGATGAGCAAGAGGCATTGAGTCAGGGTCAAAATCCCCTACCTATCTACATGATCCTCAACATCAAAGAAGATTACAGCCTTTCAGAGTTCAAAG AATGGGTGGAGTTCACCCCTTATGAGGTTGGGTTCTTAAAATATGGTGCCTTCATTCGTGCTGAGGATTTTGGCAGTGAGTTCTTCATGGGTCGCCTGATGAAGAAGCTTCCTGAGTCCCGAATCTGCTTCATGAAAG GCCTATGGAGCAATGTCTTTTCATACAACCTCCTGGATGCCTGGCATTCATCAAATCCTACACAGAGGCGCTCACTGAGgtgcacccagcacagcactgtTGATACTG GAGAAGAGCCTTCTCCATCGGACAGGAGACATGAGTTGGAGACTTACTTGGTCACCCCTGAATGTGGCATCATGGGCATCATTCGGCAGATCCTGACAGAGCGGGTGATGGTTTCAAAgttctacaacttcctgaagggattCCAGCTGCACAATGAATACCTTCAGAACAAAAACTTCTGTATATGGAAAG ATACTGTACTGGAGCATTTCCCCAACCAACTGACACAAACAGCAGAGTTCATGTGCCTGGCTGACACAGCGGGATACATCGACATCAGCTACCCACCACTCATGAGGCCAGAGAGGAAAGTGGATGTTGTCCTGCACTTAAACTATTCTTCTGGATCACAGACCTTG CCCTTGGAAGAAGCCTCCAAATACTTTCAAAAGCAGGGAATCCCATTTCCCAAAATCCAAATGagtgaagaagagaaaaaaaatctaaaggaGTGCTACATCTTTGAAGATACAGAAACCCCAGAGGCACCAACTGTGGTGTTTTTCCCACTGGTGAATGACTCCTTCAGAAAATACAAAGCGCCTG GTGTGGAGCGCAGCCCTGCTGAGATGGCTCAGGGCAACGTGGATGTCTctaccattttttccccctactgCTTAAACAGCTTTACCTACACAGAGGAGGACTTTGACAAGCTGATAGAACTGACCAGCTACAACATTCAGAACAACCAGCATCTGATCCTTCAGGCTTTGAATTCAGCCATACAGCAGAAACGACAGCACAAAAAATAA